A genomic segment from Armatimonadota bacterium encodes:
- a CDS encoding GNAT family N-acetyltransferase — translation MNIRKATLQDMPRIQEIVQEIWAIGSDFGLEEKYGAIGDERWDRWLLPKVMSRLWDEMDNVYVTEVAGQVAGFVSFAMSSARKVGTIHYNGVSPAFRGRGIGTQQVEFALNRFREAGMEVAAVGTGLNEGHAAARAVYEKAGFEPLIEYVMYAMKL, via the coding sequence ATGAACATTCGCAAGGCGACATTGCAAGACATGCCGCGCATTCAGGAGATCGTGCAGGAGATCTGGGCAATCGGTTCGGACTTCGGCCTCGAGGAAAAGTATGGTGCCATCGGGGACGAGCGCTGGGATCGCTGGCTGCTACCCAAGGTCATGAGCCGCCTGTGGGATGAGATGGACAATGTCTACGTGACCGAGGTGGCAGGCCAGGTGGCGGGGTTCGTGAGCTTCGCCATGAGTTCGGCCCGGAAGGTCGGAACGATCCATTACAATGGCGTTTCACCGGCTTTCCGCGGCCGGGGCATCGGGACGCAGCAGGTGGAGTTCGCGCTGAACAGGTTCCGGGAAGCCGGGATGGAAGTGGCGGCGGTGGGTACCGGACTGAACGAGGGGCATGCCGCTGCAAGGGCCGTCTACGAGAAGGCGGGGTTCGAGCCTCTCATCGAGTACGTGATGTACGCGATGAAGCTGTAA
- a CDS encoding tetratricopeptide repeat protein, whose amino-acid sequence MLRCPSCGQTYNPRYMQYCARCGEAVPDERGKLPRPGPMDGMGARGGAPAGLPPVQWPGAEVAAEAAAEHEDWRPSQAVEDMVQEYRNRLNETPEDHSARFALALAYVFARRWEQAARELELVIEALPEYADARYRLALCRAQLGQRDAAVEAARAAIRLEPRQKRYQKLLESLEHEPRDDT is encoded by the coding sequence TTGCTGCGGTGTCCGTCCTGCGGACAGACCTACAATCCGCGGTACATGCAGTACTGCGCCCGATGCGGTGAAGCAGTACCGGATGAGCGAGGCAAACTGCCCCGGCCCGGCCCAATGGACGGAATGGGCGCGCGAGGCGGTGCCCCGGCCGGGCTTCCGCCGGTCCAGTGGCCGGGCGCTGAGGTCGCTGCGGAGGCAGCCGCCGAACACGAGGACTGGCGACCGTCCCAGGCTGTTGAGGACATGGTGCAGGAATACCGGAACCGGCTGAACGAGACCCCCGAAGACCACAGCGCCCGGTTCGCGCTTGCCCTGGCGTACGTCTTCGCCCGGCGCTGGGAGCAGGCTGCGCGGGAGTTGGAGCTGGTCATTGAAGCCCTGCCCGAGTACGCGGACGCCCGCTATCGGCTTGCGCTTTGCCGGGCGCAATTGGGGCAGCGTGATGCGGCTGTGGAGGCCGCACGAGCCGCCATTCGTCTCGAACCACGCCAGAAGCGCTACCAGAAGCTATTGGAGTCGTTGGAGCACGAACCACGCGATGACACCTGA
- a CDS encoding S24 family peptidase codes for MGTSSSQPSPRNEQWRYVRDAYRDGIREPAEISRRIALAIGTPGRLAMADTGPSMCLDSLLLGARRYSEDPPAPSSPRPPLQTVARLRSDAEWRLAQQHRASRYTDIALDALGVAATRALGIGEDLDAPNAKSLSRYLDEERMHELAAEFLAADIDRCFRYFVARDISELVGSDYLPTVGQAEEFARQVALFSSRATVGAICADDESRIQDAVRRSGDQERLAVVGELLKQGIDRSLERICVASGREGTGRSHARGSAGPPGDDDDAAHTPALRLIDDDQREPGRDYLPVYSLEAAAGYFGEGQPVESLGYVQAPPGLRLCDGLFVVRIRGRSMEPRIPDGSYAVFRTPVVGSRQGKIVLAQRRGYHDPDTGGSYTVKRYESAKTVSEDEWSHTMIRLVPENPEYEPIEIRGDSADELAIIAEFVTLL; via the coding sequence ATGGGCACATCGAGTTCACAACCGTCTCCCAGAAACGAACAGTGGCGTTATGTGCGGGACGCGTACCGCGACGGCATCCGCGAACCGGCGGAGATTTCGCGGCGCATCGCTCTCGCGATCGGCACACCCGGCCGTCTTGCCATGGCGGACACGGGTCCCTCTATGTGCCTGGACTCTCTCCTGCTCGGGGCTCGCAGGTATTCCGAAGACCCCCCGGCCCCCAGCTCCCCCCGGCCCCCGCTCCAGACCGTTGCCCGGCTGCGATCTGACGCCGAATGGCGGCTGGCCCAGCAACACAGGGCTTCGCGATACACCGACATCGCACTCGATGCCCTGGGAGTGGCGGCCACCCGCGCGCTCGGGATCGGGGAGGACCTTGACGCCCCCAATGCGAAATCACTCTCCCGTTACCTGGATGAAGAGCGCATGCACGAGCTGGCCGCGGAGTTCCTCGCGGCTGATATCGACCGTTGCTTCCGATACTTCGTCGCCCGTGACATCAGCGAATTGGTGGGATCAGACTACCTGCCAACCGTTGGCCAGGCAGAGGAGTTTGCGCGCCAGGTCGCCCTTTTTTCCAGCCGTGCTACAGTCGGCGCGATATGTGCCGATGATGAGTCCAGGATCCAGGACGCTGTCAGGCGTTCCGGCGACCAGGAACGCCTCGCGGTCGTCGGCGAACTCCTGAAACAGGGCATCGACCGCAGCCTCGAGCGAATCTGTGTTGCGTCGGGGCGGGAGGGCACCGGCCGCAGTCATGCGCGCGGAAGTGCGGGTCCACCAGGCGATGATGACGACGCCGCACACACGCCGGCGCTCCGGCTCATAGACGATGACCAACGTGAGCCGGGGCGCGACTACCTGCCCGTGTACTCTCTGGAAGCGGCGGCGGGGTACTTCGGCGAAGGGCAGCCTGTTGAGAGCCTGGGGTACGTGCAAGCCCCGCCGGGGCTGCGCCTGTGTGACGGGCTCTTTGTGGTGCGCATTCGGGGGCGCTCGATGGAACCCAGGATCCCCGATGGAAGCTATGCGGTCTTCCGCACACCTGTTGTGGGGTCCCGCCAGGGCAAGATCGTTCTCGCCCAGCGGCGCGGGTACCACGACCCGGACACCGGGGGAAGCTACACGGTGAAACGGTATGAAAGTGCCAAGACCGTAAGCGAAGACGAGTGGAGCCACACCATGATCCGCCTCGTGCCTGAGAACCCGGAGTATGAACCGATCGAGATCCGGGGAGACAGCGCGGACGAACTGGCGATTATCGCCGAGTTCGTGACCCTGCTGTAG
- a CDS encoding DUF4438 domain-containing protein: MLRTNEDRLVEVAVVGEPSHPTSPGTWRVTPNGEPVMLPGTGGICTNVRVGDPVLGFECDHLEPAVSLKNPDANKNNGLNLYACVGNEAVVLDGPAEGEKGVVTGKHGGIEHVFVDFPEAVLRKLRYGNKIQIWSRGMGLKLLDAPEVSVNNLDPRMLKKMKVKVKDGRLQVKVAKSIPACIMGSGLGRDNVARGDYDVQLSDPAVVAEYGLADLRLGDIVAILDADNTYGRIYKTGAVTVGIVVHGGCVTAGHGPGVTTLFTSAAGAIDVTTDAKANIATILGLRELP; encoded by the coding sequence ATGCTGCGCACCAATGAGGACAGGCTGGTTGAAGTCGCCGTTGTTGGCGAGCCGAGTCATCCCACTTCGCCGGGCACTTGGAGGGTCACGCCGAACGGCGAGCCGGTGATGCTCCCCGGCACGGGCGGAATCTGCACCAACGTACGAGTTGGCGATCCCGTTCTGGGCTTCGAGTGTGATCACCTGGAGCCCGCAGTCAGCCTGAAGAACCCCGATGCCAACAAGAACAACGGGCTCAACCTCTACGCCTGCGTGGGCAACGAGGCCGTGGTGCTTGACGGTCCGGCCGAGGGCGAAAAGGGCGTGGTCACCGGAAAGCACGGCGGGATTGAGCACGTCTTCGTCGACTTCCCCGAGGCCGTGCTGCGCAAGCTGCGCTATGGGAACAAGATCCAGATATGGAGCCGCGGGATGGGCCTGAAGCTGCTGGACGCGCCCGAAGTCAGCGTCAACAATCTAGACCCGCGCATGCTGAAGAAGATGAAGGTCAAGGTCAAGGACGGCAGGTTGCAGGTGAAGGTGGCCAAGTCTATCCCCGCCTGCATCATGGGTAGCGGCCTCGGACGCGACAACGTGGCCCGCGGCGATTATGATGTCCAGCTTTCCGACCCCGCGGTGGTAGCCGAGTACGGCCTGGCTGATCTGCGCCTGGGGGATATCGTCGCGATCCTGGATGCCGACAATACCTACGGGCGCATTTACAAGACGGGCGCGGTCACCGTGGGGATCGTCGTGCATGGCGGCTGTGTGACGGCGGGACATGGTCCCGGGGTTACCACGCTTTTCACATCAGCCGCGGGGGCCATCGACGTCACCACGGACGCGAAAGCGAATATCGCGACGATACTTGGCCTGCGGGAACTGCCATGA
- the selB gene encoding selenocysteine-specific translation elongation factor, protein MTSEQSRQSIIIGTAGHVDHGKTALIQRLTGINADRLKEEQERGLTIDLGFAWFDLPSGVHAGIVDVPGHERFVKNMLAGATGIDLFLLVVAADEGVMPQTREHLTILDTLEIEAGIVVLTKSDLVDAEMLELVQEDIAEALEGTAFANAPMVATSARTGAGLDELIGLIEQVALGVSPRDIAGPTRVQVDRVFTMKGFGTVITGSLIRGRLRVGQELVVLPAGRATRVRSIEVHGNHLEECIAPARVGVNLAGLSTDEVERGDQLVAPGSMKPSWMLDVRLRLSADADRPLAYRERVRIHHGAAEVLGRVVLLDSDFLAPGDSGLAQLRLEAPVAAAAGDHFVIRRYSPAQTIGGGVVLDPAPARHRRRQVDVLQRLQALESGAERERARDWFASRGAQAASSEDLARGLQMDDDQAEALVDGLLESGQLLPLASGRYLDAGVAERTLASVIGALEAYHRANPLRPCMPVPRLQTTLGNPPPETLQWAVSELSAKGTVVAESGGVRLASHTAAMGPEQESALEALYRLAEEAALSPPSREEAFALLAPAGDARSLLELALKSGRLVDVGEYIIAASALEQAANALVALHAEKGPFAVADARDVWGSSRKYVVPLLEYLDGTGFTRRSGNMRTVTRSPGPREGVR, encoded by the coding sequence ATGACCAGTGAGCAGTCGAGACAGAGCATTATAATCGGCACCGCAGGGCATGTGGACCACGGCAAGACTGCCCTGATCCAGCGCCTCACGGGTATCAACGCCGACCGTCTCAAGGAAGAGCAGGAACGAGGCCTCACCATCGACCTCGGCTTCGCGTGGTTCGACCTGCCCTCCGGGGTGCATGCTGGGATCGTGGATGTCCCCGGCCATGAGCGCTTCGTGAAGAATATGCTGGCAGGCGCGACGGGCATCGACCTGTTCCTGCTGGTGGTCGCCGCGGATGAGGGCGTCATGCCCCAGACCCGCGAGCACCTCACGATTCTCGACACCCTGGAGATCGAGGCGGGCATTGTCGTCCTCACCAAGTCCGACCTGGTCGACGCCGAGATGTTGGAATTGGTGCAGGAGGACATCGCGGAGGCGTTGGAAGGCACCGCCTTCGCCAACGCGCCGATGGTGGCGACTTCAGCCCGCACCGGCGCGGGCCTCGACGAACTCATCGGGCTCATCGAGCAGGTGGCTCTCGGGGTCTCCCCGCGTGACATTGCCGGGCCCACCCGGGTACAGGTGGACCGCGTCTTCACCATGAAGGGCTTCGGCACCGTTATCACCGGGTCGCTCATCCGCGGCAGGCTCCGTGTGGGGCAGGAGCTGGTGGTGCTGCCTGCCGGCAGAGCCACCCGGGTCCGCAGCATTGAAGTCCACGGCAACCATCTCGAGGAGTGCATTGCTCCGGCCCGGGTCGGAGTGAACTTGGCCGGGCTGTCCACCGACGAAGTTGAGCGCGGCGACCAGCTTGTGGCTCCTGGAAGCATGAAGCCCTCGTGGATGCTTGACGTGCGCCTGAGGTTATCGGCTGACGCGGACAGGCCGCTGGCATACCGCGAGCGCGTCCGGATTCACCACGGGGCGGCCGAGGTTCTGGGCCGTGTGGTCCTGCTGGACAGCGACTTTCTCGCGCCCGGCGACAGCGGCCTCGCACAGTTGCGCCTGGAAGCCCCGGTGGCGGCAGCTGCCGGCGACCATTTCGTGATTCGCCGCTACTCGCCCGCCCAGACCATCGGCGGCGGCGTGGTGCTCGATCCCGCGCCTGCCCGGCATCGGAGACGGCAGGTGGATGTCCTGCAGCGACTCCAGGCGCTCGAATCCGGCGCTGAGCGAGAGCGCGCCCGGGACTGGTTTGCGTCTCGCGGGGCTCAGGCAGCCTCCTCGGAAGACCTGGCCCGGGGGCTGCAGATGGACGACGACCAGGCTGAGGCCCTCGTGGATGGCCTGCTCGAGTCCGGGCAGCTTCTCCCGCTTGCTTCCGGCAGGTATCTGGACGCGGGGGTTGCCGAGCGCACCCTTGCCTCCGTAATCGGCGCCCTGGAAGCCTACCATCGAGCCAATCCGCTTCGACCCTGCATGCCTGTGCCCCGGCTCCAGACAACCCTGGGCAATCCGCCGCCCGAGACGCTGCAGTGGGCGGTTTCTGAACTGTCGGCGAAGGGCACAGTCGTCGCGGAGTCGGGCGGCGTCAGGCTTGCAAGCCACACGGCCGCAATGGGCCCGGAGCAGGAGAGTGCACTGGAGGCTCTGTACCGGTTGGCGGAAGAAGCTGCTCTGTCGCCGCCGTCCAGGGAGGAAGCCTTCGCCCTTCTGGCTCCCGCGGGAGATGCTCGATCGCTGCTGGAACTCGCCCTCAAGTCGGGCAGGCTTGTGGATGTGGGCGAGTACATCATCGCCGCCTCCGCGCTCGAACAGGCGGCCAACGCCCTGGTAGCTCTGCATGCCGAGAAGGGGCCCTTCGCCGTGGCCGATGCCCGGGATGTCTGGGGATCCAGCCGCAAGTACGTCGTACCCCTGCTCGAATACCTCGACGGGACCGGTTTTACGCGCCGCTCGGGCAACATGCGGACAGTCACGCGCTCTCCGGGGCCCCGTGAGGGCGTCCGGTAA